A single Primulina eburnea isolate SZY01 chromosome 11, ASM2296580v1, whole genome shotgun sequence DNA region contains:
- the LOC140804314 gene encoding zinc protease PQQL-like isoform X2, whose protein sequence is MDLLPGDSPQVLGKRKPRFRSLKLLNVNYDDLLSETPYAADYGRLANGLTYYVRSNSKPKMRAALALVVKVGSVLEEEEERGVAHIVEHLAFSATTKYTNHDIVKFLESIGAEFGACQNAVTSADETVYELFVPVDKPQLLSQAISILAEFSSEVRVSASDLEKERGAVMEEYRGSRNANGRMQEAHWVLMMDGSKYAERLPIGLEKVIRTVSPEIVKRFYKKWYQMQNMAVIAVGDFPDTQSVVELIKTHFEDKIPDVSPTAIPRFTVPSHELPRFSIFVESEAAGSAVMISCKVQVNELKTVKDYRNLLSESMFFHALNQRFFKLSRKRDPPYFSCSAAADVLVRQTKAYIMTSSCKENGTIEALESMLTEVARVRIHGFSEREISVARDMLLSEIESVYLERDQMQSTNLRDEYMQHFLRNEPVVGIEYEAQLHKSLLPYVSASEVSKYAENFRTSCGCVIKTIEPQSTATVNDLSTVVSRINSFEESQNIPFWDEEHIPEEIVEAKPTSGHVAHQFEYPGIGATELILSNGMHICYKCTDFLDDEILFTGFSYGGLSELQECEYFSCSMGPTIAGEIGVFGYRPSVLMDMLAGKRAEVGTKLGAYMRSFSGDCSPSDLETALQLVYQLFMTNLEPSEEDVKIVMQMAEESVRAQERDPFNAFANRVRELNYGSSYFFRPIKIGDIQKVDPLKSCEYFNNCFKDPSTFTVVLVGNIDPAIALPLILQYLGGIPRPPEPILNFKRDELQGLPFTFPSTVIREVVHSPMVEAQCSVQLCFPVELNDDNMMEDVHLVGFMSKLLETKIVQVLRFKLGQIYSAGVSVFLGGNKPSRIGNIRGDITVNFSCDPDISSTLVNLALDEILQLQEKGPSIDDVLTILEIEQRAHENGSQENYYWLERILRSYQSRLYSGDVGASFQLQDESRTRVRNTLSPLTAQSAMQRIIPFPCTKQYTVVILMPQTSRFKWIKPFISSVPTHYCSDAKILAGISGVAILALSLWRYWRRAPDPNPR, encoded by the exons ATGGATTTGCTACCGGGAGACTCGCCGCAGGTTCTGGGCAAGAGGAAACCGCGCTTCCGCTCCTTGAAGCTCCTCAATGTCAATTATGACGACTTACTGTCGGAGACTCCGTACGCCGCTGACTATGGCCGCCTCGCCAACGGCCTCACTTACTATGTCCGCTCCAATTCCAAGCCAAAAATGCGCGCCGCTCTTGCACTCGTCGTCAAGGTTGG TTCAGTTTTGGAGGAGGAGGAAGAGCGTGGAGTCGCTCATATAGTTGAGCATTTAGCTTTCAGTGCAACTACAAAATACACCAATCATGATATCGTTAAATTTCTCGAAAGTATTGGCGCTGAATTTGGTGCCTGTCAGAACGCGGTAACTTCAGCGGATGAAACTGTTTATGAGTTATTTGTTCCTGTTGACAAGCCTCAATTATTATCTCAGGCTATTTCAATTTTGGCGGAGTTCAGTTCTGAG GTTCGTGTATCAGCTAGTGACTTGGAAAAAGAAAGGGGAGCTGTCATGGAAGAGTATCGAGGAAGCCGAAATGCTAATGGAAGGATGCAAGAAGCACATTGGGTTCTCATGATGGATGGATCAAAG TATGCAGAGCGTTTACCAATTGGACTAGAAAAGGTGATTCGCACAGTTTCCCCTGAGATTGTAAAGAGGTTCTACAAGAAGTGGTACCAAATGCAGAATATGGCTGTAATTGCTGTAGGAGATTTTCCTGATACACAG AGTGTTGTTGAGTTGATAAAGACTCACTTTGAAGACAAAATTCCAGATGTTAGTCCTACAGCCATACCACGCTTTACAGTACCTTCACACGAGTTGCCACGCTTTTCAATCTTTGTGGAATCTGAAGCAGCTGGG TCGGCAGTgatgatcagttgcaaggttcagGTCAATGAGCTGAAAACCGTGAAGGATTATCGGAATTTACTCTCTGAATCCATGTTTTTTCATGCTCTGAACCAAAGGTTCTTTAAATTATCTCGTAAAAGGGATCCACCATACTTTTCATGCTCAGCTGCTGCAGATGTTCTGGTTCGTCAAACGAAGGCCTATATAATGACGTCATCCTGTAAGGAAAATGGGACTATTGAAGCATTGGAATCAATGCTGACAGAG GTTGCAAGGGTTCGAATACATGGATTTTCTGAACGGGAAATATCTGTTGCCCGTGATATGTTACTGTCAGAGATTGAATCTGTGTATCTAGAGCGAGATCAAATGCAATCCACCAATTTACGAGATGAATATATGCAG CATTTTCTTCGAAATGAACCTGTTGTTGGGATTGAGTACGAGGCTCAACTTCACAAATCTCTTTTACCCT ATGTATCAGCTTCTGAGGTATCCAAATATGCAGAAAATTTCCGTACATCATGTGGCTGTGTTATAAAAACAATTGAGCCTCAATCAACTGCTACAGTGAATGATTTGAGCACTGTTGTTTCTCGGATCAATTCTTTTGAGGAGAGCCAAAACATTCCTTTTTGGGACGAAGAACACATCCCAGAGGAAATCGTGGAGGCAAAGCCAACTTCGGG TCACGTGGCACATCAGTTTGAATATCCTGGCATCGGCGCAACTGAGTTGATCCTTTCTAACGGAATGCATATTTGCTATAAATGCACGGACTTCCTTGATGACGAG ATTCTATTCACAGGTTTCTCATATGGGGGTCTATCTGAACTCCAAGAATGCGAATATTTCTCATGTTCAATGGGTCCAACTATTGCTGGAGAAATTGGTGTTTTTGGATATAGACCTTCAGTGCTTATGGATATGCTTGCTGGTAAAAGAGCTGAAGTTGGCACCAAACTGGGAGCATATATGCGAAGTTTTTCTGGTGATTGCTCGCCTTCAGACTTGGAGACTGCACTGCAG TTGGTCTATCAACTCTTCATGACTAACCTAGAACCTAGTGAAGAAGATGTGAAAATAGTTATGCAAATGGCAGAAGAATCTGTACGTGCTCAAGAGAGAGATCCTTTTAATGCATTTGCAAATCGCGTGAGGGAGCTAAACTATGGAAGTTCTTATTTTTTCAGA CCAATTAAAATTGGTGACATTCAGAAAGTTGATCCACTCAAATCATGTGAATATTTTAACAATTGTTTTaaggatccatcgacttttacAGTTGTTCTTGTTGGAAACATTGACCCTGCTATTGCTTTGCCTCTGATTTTGCAGTATTTG GGTGGGATCCCTAGACCTCCTGAGCCAATTTTGAATTTCAAACGAGATGAGCTTCAAGGCTTACCATTTACTTTCCCCTCCACTGTAATTAG AGAAGTAGTTCATAGTCCCATGGTGGAAGCCCAGTGCTCCGTCCAGCTATGCTTTCCCGTTGAGCTCAATGACGATAACATG ATGGAAGATGTTCATTTGGTTGGATTCATGAGCAAGCTTCTGGAAACAAAAATAGTACAAGTCCTCCGGTTTAAGCTTGGACAG ATTTACTCTGCTGGAGTTTCTGTCTTCCTTGGTGGTAACAAACCTTCAAGAATTGGTAACATTCGTGGTGACATAACTGTTAATTTTTCATGTGATCCTGACATCTCTTCAACACTG GTCAATCTTGCCTTAGATGAAATTTTGCAACTTCAAGAAAAGGGTCCTTCTATTGATGATGTGTTAACCATCCTCGAAATTGAACAAAGGGCCCACGAAAATGGATCACAG GAGAACTATTATTGGTTGGAGAGGATTCTTCGCAGCTATCAGTCAAGGCTTTATTCTGGTGATGTCGGTGCTTCGTTTCAG CTTCAAGATGAGAGTCGTACAAGAGTAAGAAACACCTTGAGTCCTTTAACAGCCCAATCAGCAATGCAAAGGATTATTCCTTTTCCTTGTACAAAGCAGTATACGGTAGTAATTCTAATGCCTCAGACATCTCGATTTAAGTGGATAAAACCATTTATCAGTTCTGTCCCAACTCATTATTGTAGCGATGCCAAG ATTTTAGCTGGCATTTCTGGCGTTGCAATTTTGGCTCTTAGTTTATGGAGATACTGGCGACGAGCTCCCGATCCTAATCCACGGTGA
- the LOC140804320 gene encoding uncharacterized protein, whose amino-acid sequence MYILLQSCLPPPLAFPPSISCKTILASSLPIHNHCASRLCSYVTRLRAKNLQTQIDMNGFGGDQDGEAEDDYGDKDEIPWSGGGFRGGENEGKDYDKDPEFAEIIGSFIDNPDKARFKLEDRLRRKKNKILHTKTGSSKPMQVKFNKFDFSNSYIWLEFYNTLLDKDISLIRDTIRSWHIIGRLGGCNSMNMQLSQSPMEKRPSYDAVQGANVTPTTFYNIGDLEIQDNLARIWVDIGTIEPLLLDILINALTQLCSDYIGIKQVMFGGTEFGNWSENLTTEEVGYTTHKI is encoded by the exons ATGTATATCCTCCTCCAGTCCTGCTTACCTCCTCCACTAGCATTCCCTCCATCGATTTCCTGCAAAACGATACTCGCTTCTAGTCTTCCGATTCATAACCACTGTGCTTCCAGACTGTGCTCATATGTCACCCGATTAAGGGCCAAGAATTTGCAAACCCAGATTGACATGAATGGTTTTGGTGGTGATCAGGATGGTGAAGCCGAGGATGATTATGGGGATAAGGACGAGATTCCATGGAGTGGAGGGGGATTTAGAGGTGGGGAAAACGAAGGAAAGGATTATGATAAAGACCCTGAGTTTGCTGAGATTATTGGCTCTTTTATAGATAACCCGGATAAAGCGAGGTTCAAA TTGGAGGACAGATTGAGAAGGAAAAAgaacaaaatattgcatacaaaAACTGGTTCCTCTAAGCCCATGCAAGTGAAATTTAATAA GTTTGATTTCTCAAATTCATATATATGGTTGGAGTTCTATAACACTCTGTTGGATAAAGATATTTCTCTGATCCGGGAT ACTATTCGTTCGTGGCACATTATTGGACGGCTTGGTGGATGCAATTCTATGAATATGCAA CTGTCACAATCTCCAATGGAGAAAAGACCGAGTTATGATGCTGTGCAAGGAGCTAATGTTACACCAACCACATTTTACAACATTGGAGACCTTGAAATTCAAGATAACCTAGCTCGAATTTG GGTGGATATCGGTACAATTGAACCATTGCTCTTGGATATTTTGATAAACGCGTTGACACAATTATGCTCCGA CTATATCGGAATCAAACAAGTGATGTTTGGTGGAACTGAATTTGGAAATTGGAGCGAGAACCTAACAA
- the LOC140804314 gene encoding zinc protease PQQL-like isoform X1 yields the protein MDLLPGDSPQVLGKRKPRFRSLKLLNVNYDDLLSETPYAADYGRLANGLTYYVRSNSKPKMRAALALVVKVGSVLEEEEERGVAHIVEHLAFSATTKYTNHDIVKFLESIGAEFGACQNAVTSADETVYELFVPVDKPQLLSQAISILAEFSSEVRVSASDLEKERGAVMEEYRGSRNANGRMQEAHWVLMMDGSKYAERLPIGLEKVIRTVSPEIVKRFYKKWYQMQNMAVIAVGDFPDTQSVVELIKTHFEDKIPDVSPTAIPRFTVPSHELPRFSIFVESEAAGSAVMISCKVQVNELKTVKDYRNLLSESMFFHALNQRFFKLSRKRDPPYFSCSAAADVLVRQTKAYIMTSSCKENGTIEALESMLTEVARVRIHGFSEREISVARDMLLSEIESVYLERDQMQSTNLRDEYMQHFLRNEPVVGIEYEAQLHKSLLPYVSASEVSKYAENFRTSCGCVIKTIEPQSTATVNDLSTVVSRINSFEESQNIPFWDEEHIPEEIVEAKPTSGHVAHQFEYPGIGATELILSNGMHICYKCTDFLDDEILFTGFSYGGLSELQECEYFSCSMGPTIAGEIGVFGYRPSVLMDMLAGKRAEVGTKLGAYMRSFSGDCSPSDLETALQLVYQLFMTNLEPSEEDVKIVMQMAEESVRAQERDPFNAFANRVRELNYGSSYFFRPIKIGDIQKVDPLKSCEYFNNCFKDPSTFTVVLVGNIDPAIALPLILQYLGGIPRPPEPILNFKRDELQGLPFTFPSTVIREVVHSPMVEAQCSVQLCFPVELNDDNMMEDVHLVGFMSKLLETKIVQVLRFKLGQIYSAGVSVFLGGNKPSRIGNIRGDITVNFSCDPDISSTLVNLALDEILQLQEKGPSIDDVLTILEIEQRAHENGSQENYYWLERILRSYQSRLYSGDVGASFQLQDESRTRVRNTLSPLTAQSAMQRIIPFPCTKQYTVVILMPQTSRFKWIKPFISSVPTHYCSDAKVSAVIILIFFSSPLKTVNIPFFNPTCSEVPFIPYRFIIPKLVIV from the exons ATGGATTTGCTACCGGGAGACTCGCCGCAGGTTCTGGGCAAGAGGAAACCGCGCTTCCGCTCCTTGAAGCTCCTCAATGTCAATTATGACGACTTACTGTCGGAGACTCCGTACGCCGCTGACTATGGCCGCCTCGCCAACGGCCTCACTTACTATGTCCGCTCCAATTCCAAGCCAAAAATGCGCGCCGCTCTTGCACTCGTCGTCAAGGTTGG TTCAGTTTTGGAGGAGGAGGAAGAGCGTGGAGTCGCTCATATAGTTGAGCATTTAGCTTTCAGTGCAACTACAAAATACACCAATCATGATATCGTTAAATTTCTCGAAAGTATTGGCGCTGAATTTGGTGCCTGTCAGAACGCGGTAACTTCAGCGGATGAAACTGTTTATGAGTTATTTGTTCCTGTTGACAAGCCTCAATTATTATCTCAGGCTATTTCAATTTTGGCGGAGTTCAGTTCTGAG GTTCGTGTATCAGCTAGTGACTTGGAAAAAGAAAGGGGAGCTGTCATGGAAGAGTATCGAGGAAGCCGAAATGCTAATGGAAGGATGCAAGAAGCACATTGGGTTCTCATGATGGATGGATCAAAG TATGCAGAGCGTTTACCAATTGGACTAGAAAAGGTGATTCGCACAGTTTCCCCTGAGATTGTAAAGAGGTTCTACAAGAAGTGGTACCAAATGCAGAATATGGCTGTAATTGCTGTAGGAGATTTTCCTGATACACAG AGTGTTGTTGAGTTGATAAAGACTCACTTTGAAGACAAAATTCCAGATGTTAGTCCTACAGCCATACCACGCTTTACAGTACCTTCACACGAGTTGCCACGCTTTTCAATCTTTGTGGAATCTGAAGCAGCTGGG TCGGCAGTgatgatcagttgcaaggttcagGTCAATGAGCTGAAAACCGTGAAGGATTATCGGAATTTACTCTCTGAATCCATGTTTTTTCATGCTCTGAACCAAAGGTTCTTTAAATTATCTCGTAAAAGGGATCCACCATACTTTTCATGCTCAGCTGCTGCAGATGTTCTGGTTCGTCAAACGAAGGCCTATATAATGACGTCATCCTGTAAGGAAAATGGGACTATTGAAGCATTGGAATCAATGCTGACAGAG GTTGCAAGGGTTCGAATACATGGATTTTCTGAACGGGAAATATCTGTTGCCCGTGATATGTTACTGTCAGAGATTGAATCTGTGTATCTAGAGCGAGATCAAATGCAATCCACCAATTTACGAGATGAATATATGCAG CATTTTCTTCGAAATGAACCTGTTGTTGGGATTGAGTACGAGGCTCAACTTCACAAATCTCTTTTACCCT ATGTATCAGCTTCTGAGGTATCCAAATATGCAGAAAATTTCCGTACATCATGTGGCTGTGTTATAAAAACAATTGAGCCTCAATCAACTGCTACAGTGAATGATTTGAGCACTGTTGTTTCTCGGATCAATTCTTTTGAGGAGAGCCAAAACATTCCTTTTTGGGACGAAGAACACATCCCAGAGGAAATCGTGGAGGCAAAGCCAACTTCGGG TCACGTGGCACATCAGTTTGAATATCCTGGCATCGGCGCAACTGAGTTGATCCTTTCTAACGGAATGCATATTTGCTATAAATGCACGGACTTCCTTGATGACGAG ATTCTATTCACAGGTTTCTCATATGGGGGTCTATCTGAACTCCAAGAATGCGAATATTTCTCATGTTCAATGGGTCCAACTATTGCTGGAGAAATTGGTGTTTTTGGATATAGACCTTCAGTGCTTATGGATATGCTTGCTGGTAAAAGAGCTGAAGTTGGCACCAAACTGGGAGCATATATGCGAAGTTTTTCTGGTGATTGCTCGCCTTCAGACTTGGAGACTGCACTGCAG TTGGTCTATCAACTCTTCATGACTAACCTAGAACCTAGTGAAGAAGATGTGAAAATAGTTATGCAAATGGCAGAAGAATCTGTACGTGCTCAAGAGAGAGATCCTTTTAATGCATTTGCAAATCGCGTGAGGGAGCTAAACTATGGAAGTTCTTATTTTTTCAGA CCAATTAAAATTGGTGACATTCAGAAAGTTGATCCACTCAAATCATGTGAATATTTTAACAATTGTTTTaaggatccatcgacttttacAGTTGTTCTTGTTGGAAACATTGACCCTGCTATTGCTTTGCCTCTGATTTTGCAGTATTTG GGTGGGATCCCTAGACCTCCTGAGCCAATTTTGAATTTCAAACGAGATGAGCTTCAAGGCTTACCATTTACTTTCCCCTCCACTGTAATTAG AGAAGTAGTTCATAGTCCCATGGTGGAAGCCCAGTGCTCCGTCCAGCTATGCTTTCCCGTTGAGCTCAATGACGATAACATG ATGGAAGATGTTCATTTGGTTGGATTCATGAGCAAGCTTCTGGAAACAAAAATAGTACAAGTCCTCCGGTTTAAGCTTGGACAG ATTTACTCTGCTGGAGTTTCTGTCTTCCTTGGTGGTAACAAACCTTCAAGAATTGGTAACATTCGTGGTGACATAACTGTTAATTTTTCATGTGATCCTGACATCTCTTCAACACTG GTCAATCTTGCCTTAGATGAAATTTTGCAACTTCAAGAAAAGGGTCCTTCTATTGATGATGTGTTAACCATCCTCGAAATTGAACAAAGGGCCCACGAAAATGGATCACAG GAGAACTATTATTGGTTGGAGAGGATTCTTCGCAGCTATCAGTCAAGGCTTTATTCTGGTGATGTCGGTGCTTCGTTTCAG CTTCAAGATGAGAGTCGTACAAGAGTAAGAAACACCTTGAGTCCTTTAACAGCCCAATCAGCAATGCAAAGGATTATTCCTTTTCCTTGTACAAAGCAGTATACGGTAGTAATTCTAATGCCTCAGACATCTCGATTTAAGTGGATAAAACCATTTATCAGTTCTGTCCCAACTCATTATTGTAGCGATGCCAAGGTCAGTGCTGTTATTATACTAATCTTTTTTTCTTCCCCCTTGAAAACAGTTAATATACCATTCTTCAATCCAACATGTTCTGAAGTTCCATTTATTCCATATAGATTTATTATACCAAAATTAGTCATCGTCTAA